TCTTACGGAATTCACGTTACATGCTTTATCCCAGCTCTGTCCTTTTTCGAAAATATAGACGCTGGAATACATTTTTTCTTCTACTTTGTAATCATCTCTGCTCAGGTGTGTTTCAAAGTCAGCCGGTACTTCCAGGGTTACTTCAACATTGTCACCATATTCACTCAATGAGAATACAGCTGTGTTTTTGTTAATTTCTATTTCATAATCCACGTGGAATGTATAGCTTTCCTCGTACCAGACTTTGTTGTTGAAATAAAAAACATAATATCCTTCCCCTGATTTGCTGAATGCCATGCTGTTCTCTTCATCAAAAACCTCGATGTTGAGTGCTCCTTCAGGAAGGTAAGAGTTGTAATTGGAGTAGTATCCTCTCCAGTATTTTGTGTCAGGATCGTTGTTGTGGAATGTGATCTCCCTTGATACTTTTACTGTTCCATCCTCGGGAACAAGTTCGTAACTTGAGCTTATATCAGTGAAGGTATCGCCACCCGTTGCTGAACTTATGCTGATGGTACACGTGAGCACCATAAGAAGTGTAGTTGCTGCAAGTATCTGACGTTTTCTAGAAGATCTCATCACTATCTAAGTTCAAGACTGGATGAACACCGTTTAAACCGTTATGCCATCATAATTCAAATTATGTACATGAAATAAGGAATTATGTGCATATCAAAATAAAAATTCAGTCTAAATTATAAATTTATGTGCAGGATTCTAAGTATTATGTATGTTAATGTACATGCACCTGTTATTGATTGTTGGATGGACTTTTGTTAGCATGTGCCATTATAGCAAACCATTTAAAGATGTACTCCTATGAGAGGATATTTTGCGGAGATGTTCCCATGAGATACTGGCAGCCAAAATACGAGACCATGAAAAAAGACGAACGTGCAGAACTGCAATTAAAACGCTTGAAAAAGACGGCTGCGGCAGTCTATAATAACGTTCCTTTCTATAGGGAGAAATTCAAGGGACTCGACATAACTCCTGATGATATTAAGTCACTCGATGATATCAGTAAATTACCAACCACAAGAAAGACTGATCTCAGAGACAATTATCCATTCGGTCTTTTTGCAGTGCCAAGAGAGGAGATAGTAAGAATTCATGCATCCTCAGGTACCAGTGGGAAACCAACAGTTGTTGGCTATACAAAGAATGATATCGAGAACTGGTCAGATCTCATGGCACGAAACCTCACAATGGCAGGTCTTGACAGTAGTGATGTTTTCCAGAATGCAGTTAACTACGGACTTTTTACAGGCGGCCTTGGATTCCATTATGGTGCTGAAAGGATGGGGGCCATGACCGTTCCAAGTGGAACTGGGAATACAGCCAGACAGCTTGAAATGATGATAGACTTTGGTGTTACTGCAGTTCATTGTACTCCATCTTATGCACTCTATCTCGCAGAAACAGCAAAGGAATTGGATATCGTTGACAAGCTTTCCCTGAAAGTAGGTTGTTTTGGTGCTGAACCATGGTCATCCAATACAAGAAAACAGCTTGAAAGTTCACTGAACATCAAAGCATATGACTCCTACGGTCTTTCAGAGCTCATGGGTCCAGGTGTTGCATTTGAATGTGAAGAACAGGATGGCCTTCACATATGGAGTGATCACTTCTACGTTGAAGTTCTTGATGAGAACGGTGAGCAGGTTGCAGAAGGTGAGAAAGGAGAACTCGTACTCACATCCCTGACCAAGGAAGCACTCCCGATCATCAGATACAGGACAGGAGATATTACACGTCTTCTTGAGAGCGAATGTTCATGCGGTCGTACAACACCACGTATTTCAAGGCTTCTTGGAAGGGCTGATGACATGCTTATTGTAAGAGGTATCAATGTCTTCCCGTCACAGATTGAGGATGTTATTGTAGATATTCCTGAAGTCACTGAACATTTTCAGGTGCTTCTTGACAGGAATGCCAAGATGCTGGATGAAATAACTGTCAGGGTGGAGCTTGAGGAGAACGCTTTCACAGGTGAACTTAAAGATCTTGCAGCTGTCCGTAAGCATGTAGAAAACGAACTAAAGAGTGTGCTCAACATCAGGACAAATGTTGATCTTGTAGAAAAAGGTTCTATACCAAGAACAGCAGGAAAGTCACAGAAGGTTGTGGACAGAAGAAACGTCATCTAATTACTTTTAAACACTTATCTCATAAATATCAGGTGAAAATATGCCACATGTCATGGAAATTCTTGGAAAGGCCAGAGTTGTTGTAGAAAATGGAGAGGTCACAGAAGTTGGAGAACCTTTGATTGGCTGGTGTCCTATTTTTGACAAAGCCCGTGGCATAAAAGAGTTCACAAAAGAAGAGATCAGGAAGAATATGGAGTTTCGCATAAAGGACTTTGGTCTTTTCACAAGCAAACGTCAG
Above is a window of uncultured Methanolobus sp. DNA encoding:
- a CDS encoding phenylacetate--CoA ligase; the encoded protein is MRYWQPKYETMKKDERAELQLKRLKKTAAAVYNNVPFYREKFKGLDITPDDIKSLDDISKLPTTRKTDLRDNYPFGLFAVPREEIVRIHASSGTSGKPTVVGYTKNDIENWSDLMARNLTMAGLDSSDVFQNAVNYGLFTGGLGFHYGAERMGAMTVPSGTGNTARQLEMMIDFGVTAVHCTPSYALYLAETAKELDIVDKLSLKVGCFGAEPWSSNTRKQLESSLNIKAYDSYGLSELMGPGVAFECEEQDGLHIWSDHFYVEVLDENGEQVAEGEKGELVLTSLTKEALPIIRYRTGDITRLLESECSCGRTTPRISRLLGRADDMLIVRGINVFPSQIEDVIVDIPEVTEHFQVLLDRNAKMLDEITVRVELEENAFTGELKDLAAVRKHVENELKSVLNIRTNVDLVEKGSIPRTAGKSQKVVDRRNVI